Proteins encoded by one window of Emys orbicularis isolate rEmyOrb1 chromosome 15, rEmyOrb1.hap1, whole genome shotgun sequence:
- the PAFAH1B2 gene encoding platelet-activating factor acetylhydrolase IB subunit alpha2 isoform X1, whose product METRGEPQPANRMSQGDSNPAAVPHAAEDIQGDDRWMSQHNRFVLDCKDKEPDVLFVGDSMVQLLQQYEIWRELFSPLHALNFGIGGDTTAHVLWRLKNGELENIKPKVIVVWVGTNNHENTAEEVAGGIEAIVRLINTRQPQAKVIVLSLLPRGEKPNPLRQKNAKVNQLLKASLPKLASVQLLDVSGGFVHSDGAISCHDMFDFLHLTGGGYAKICKPLHELIMQLLEETPEEKQAALA is encoded by the exons GAATAGAATGAGCCAGGGAGACTCAAACCCGGCAGCAGTTCCACATGCAGCTGAAGATATTCAAGGAGATGACAGGTGGATGTCACAG CACAACAGATTTGTCTTGGACTGCAAGGACAAGGAGCCCGATGTGCTGTTTGTGGGTGATTCCATGGTGCAGTTGCTACAGCAGTATGAG ATATGGCGAGAGCTTTTTTCGCCCCTTCATGCATTGAATTTTGGGATCGGTGGGGACACAACAGCTCATGTTCTATGGAGATTGAAGAATGGTGAATTGGAGAACATTAAACCCAAG GTCATTGTCGTCTGGGTTGGAACAAATAACCATGAAAATACAGCGGAGGAAGTAGCAGGTGGAATCGAGGCCATCGTGCGGCTGATAAATACCCGACAGCCACAGGCCAAAGTTATTGTCTTG AGCTTGCTACCTCGAGGCGAGAAGCCAAACCCTCTGCGGCAGAAGAATGCCAAGGTGAACCAGCTGCTAAAAGCCTCGCTCCCAAAACTCGCCAGCGTCCAGCTTCTGGACGTCAGTGGGGGCTTCGTGCACTCGGATGGCGCCATCTCGTGCCATGACATGTTTGATTTTCTGCACCTGACGGGAGGGGGCTATGCAAAGATCTGCAAACCCCTCCATGAACTGATCATGCAGCTACTGGAGGAGACCCCTGAGGAGAAGCAAGCTGCTCTGGCCTGA
- the PAFAH1B2 gene encoding platelet-activating factor acetylhydrolase IB subunit alpha2 isoform X3 translates to MSQGDSNPAAVPHAAEDIQGDDRWMSQHNRFVLDCKDKEPDVLFVGDSMVQLLQQYEIWRELFSPLHALNFGIGGDTTAHVLWRLKNGELENIKPKVIVVWVGTNNHENTAEEVAGGIEAIVRLINTRQPQAKVIVLSLLPRGEKPNPLRQKNAKVNQLLKASLPKLASVQLLDVSGGFVHSDGAISCHDMFDFLHLTGGGYAKICKPLHELIMQLLEETPEEKQAALA, encoded by the exons ATGAGCCAGGGAGACTCAAACCCGGCAGCAGTTCCACATGCAGCTGAAGATATTCAAGGAGATGACAGGTGGATGTCACAG CACAACAGATTTGTCTTGGACTGCAAGGACAAGGAGCCCGATGTGCTGTTTGTGGGTGATTCCATGGTGCAGTTGCTACAGCAGTATGAG ATATGGCGAGAGCTTTTTTCGCCCCTTCATGCATTGAATTTTGGGATCGGTGGGGACACAACAGCTCATGTTCTATGGAGATTGAAGAATGGTGAATTGGAGAACATTAAACCCAAG GTCATTGTCGTCTGGGTTGGAACAAATAACCATGAAAATACAGCGGAGGAAGTAGCAGGTGGAATCGAGGCCATCGTGCGGCTGATAAATACCCGACAGCCACAGGCCAAAGTTATTGTCTTG AGCTTGCTACCTCGAGGCGAGAAGCCAAACCCTCTGCGGCAGAAGAATGCCAAGGTGAACCAGCTGCTAAAAGCCTCGCTCCCAAAACTCGCCAGCGTCCAGCTTCTGGACGTCAGTGGGGGCTTCGTGCACTCGGATGGCGCCATCTCGTGCCATGACATGTTTGATTTTCTGCACCTGACGGGAGGGGGCTATGCAAAGATCTGCAAACCCCTCCATGAACTGATCATGCAGCTACTGGAGGAGACCCCTGAGGAGAAGCAAGCTGCTCTGGCCTGA